One genomic window of Desmospora activa DSM 45169 includes the following:
- a CDS encoding aminoglycoside 6-adenylyltransferase — MRNEQEVLEQILQFAKRDPNIRCVVMNGSRTNPNAPKDFMQDYDVDFYLADVKNHPYNTDRAWIDGFGDRVVVQYEYFEEDGSSIFMMQFQDSVRIDLSFKDVKSIREVFDDSLSKVLLDKDNLNLELPEPSDRSYLVKQPSKYLWDLHMVELWWLQVYIAKELWRDELPRVKNLYDYYFMESLQYLLEWHVGVNYDWNVNVGSSGKWLKRFLEPDIYEEYLSLYCGADPEEQWEKLFQAGAFIRKVGVPLAERLGFDYPLEDERRVAAYIEKIRKLPSDAQSLDG; from the coding sequence ATGCGAAATGAACAAGAGGTGCTAGAGCAAATCCTGCAATTTGCCAAACGAGATCCCAATATTCGCTGTGTCGTCATGAATGGATCACGAACCAATCCAAACGCCCCCAAAGATTTTATGCAGGATTATGATGTTGACTTTTATCTGGCGGATGTAAAAAATCATCCCTATAATACGGATCGGGCTTGGATCGACGGATTTGGCGATCGTGTCGTTGTGCAGTATGAGTATTTTGAAGAAGACGGCTCTTCCATTTTTATGATGCAGTTTCAGGATAGTGTCAGAATCGACCTCAGTTTTAAAGATGTAAAAAGTATCCGTGAGGTTTTTGATGATTCCTTAAGCAAAGTATTGCTGGATAAAGACAACTTGAATTTGGAGTTGCCGGAACCTAGCGATCGTTCCTATCTCGTCAAGCAACCTTCCAAGTATTTGTGGGATCTTCACATGGTGGAGTTATGGTGGCTACAAGTGTATATTGCAAAAGAGTTGTGGCGGGATGAATTGCCGCGAGTGAAGAATCTTTACGACTATTATTTTATGGAGTCGCTTCAATATCTCTTGGAGTGGCATGTGGGTGTAAATTATGATTGGAATGTGAATGTTGGGAGTTCTGGCAAATGGTTGAAGCGGTTTCTGGAGCCGGACATCTACGAGGAGTATCTCTCCTTGTATTGTGGTGCCGACCCGGAAGAGCAGTGGGAGAAGCTGTTTCAAGCGGGGGCGTTTATCCGCAAAGTTGGAGTGCCCCTGGCGGAGCGATTAGGCTTTGACTATCCGCTGGAGGATGAGCGCCGTGTAGCGGCATATATCGAAAAAATCCGGAAGTTGCCGTCGGATGCGCAGTCGTTGGATGGTTAG
- a CDS encoding CBS domain-containing protein: MSQLGEIMSTNVASVSPQDPIQQAAMLMKQYNVGIIPVVENGQLQGVVTDRDVVLRSVADQNGASLTVGDVMTNQNLITGSPNMSVDEASQLMAQHQIRRLPVVDNNQLVGIVALGDLAVRQQHSDEAGQALANISEQDNIQM; this comes from the coding sequence ATGAGTCAATTAGGTGAAATCATGTCCACCAATGTCGCATCGGTGTCGCCCCAAGATCCGATTCAGCAAGCGGCTATGTTGATGAAGCAGTATAATGTGGGTATTATTCCCGTCGTAGAAAACGGGCAGCTGCAAGGTGTGGTGACGGACCGAGACGTAGTCCTACGCTCTGTCGCCGATCAAAACGGCGCCTCACTTACGGTGGGTGACGTTATGACAAATCAGAATTTGATCACAGGTTCCCCTAATATGTCGGTGGATGAAGCTTCCCAGCTGATGGCACAACATCAAATCCGTCGTTTACCGGTAGTAGATAACAATCAGTTGGTGGGAATTGTCGCCCTAGGCGATTTGGCGGTTAGACAGCAACATTCGGATGAGGCGGGACAGGCACTAGCCAATATCTCCGAGCAAGACAATATCCAAATGTAA
- a CDS encoding GNAT family N-acetyltransferase has product MDILIRKMTAADQGRWAEIDDSFTVDSTLVLTLKENEIGYTVKELPAYEKSYASDVEDTDYSRYIDNPDQAVYLAFAANQAVGQMVLKRNWNQYAYVEDLKVDNDFRGYGIGRQCIEQAKHWARERGMPGIMLETQSNNVSACKFYESCGFIIGGFDLCLYKGIHPQSEEVAVYWYLMFE; this is encoded by the coding sequence ATGGACATCCTTATCCGAAAAATGACGGCAGCTGATCAAGGGCGATGGGCGGAGATCGACGATTCGTTTACCGTTGATTCTACTCTTGTCCTAACGTTGAAAGAGAATGAAATCGGATACACGGTAAAAGAACTGCCGGCCTATGAGAAAAGTTATGCGAGTGATGTGGAGGATACGGATTATTCCAGGTATATCGATAACCCAGATCAAGCGGTTTATTTGGCGTTCGCGGCTAATCAGGCAGTGGGCCAAATGGTATTAAAACGTAATTGGAATCAATATGCTTACGTTGAAGACCTCAAAGTGGATAACGATTTTAGAGGATATGGGATTGGGCGCCAATGTATCGAACAGGCCAAGCATTGGGCGCGCGAGCGAGGAATGCCCGGAATCATGCTGGAGACGCAAAGCAACAATGTTAGCGCATGCAAGTTTTATGAGAGTTGTGGTTTTATCATTGGTGGTTTTGATTTGTGCCTGTATAAAGGTATACACCCACAAAGCGAAGAAGTAGCCGTGTACTGGTATTTGATGTTTGAATGA
- the spoVAC gene encoding stage V sporulation protein AC, translated as MDTSQQSAQEQAQQKQQQQYQQLAKNYQPKPPVFVNCIKAFLVGGAICLFGQLLQLMYIRLFDFPQEKAGDPTVATLIFIACLMTGFGVYDKIGQWAGAGTAVPVTGFANSIASAALEHRSEGYVLGVGGNMFKLAGAVIVFGVVAAFFIGIVKTLIS; from the coding sequence ATGGATACCAGTCAACAATCAGCACAAGAACAGGCACAACAAAAACAGCAACAGCAATATCAACAACTAGCTAAAAACTACCAACCGAAACCGCCGGTTTTCGTCAACTGTATCAAAGCGTTTTTGGTGGGGGGAGCGATTTGTTTATTTGGACAGTTGTTGCAGCTCATGTATATACGATTGTTTGACTTTCCGCAGGAGAAAGCCGGGGATCCAACAGTGGCAACATTAATTTTTATCGCCTGCTTAATGACCGGTTTTGGTGTTTACGACAAAATCGGGCAATGGGCCGGGGCGGGGACGGCGGTGCCGGTAACAGGATTTGCCAATTCAATCGCCTCTGCCGCCTTGGAGCATCGATCGGAAGGCTATGTTCTGGGTGTAGGAGGAAACATGTTTAAACTGGCGGGAGCTGTAATCGTATTTGGAGTTGTAGCCGCTTTTTTCATCGGCATCGTAAAGACGTTGATCAGTTAG
- a CDS encoding ABC transporter permease, whose translation MLKFARLIQNENMKIFRRIGTWVMTGLLVLVVIGYALITHFNQAATQNQDWKQNLESANQQNQAMLQQADVPDFYHAEIEKEIAMNQYRLDHNIPPTEQTLWGFITESTDFTSLITLFTIIVGATSVAGEFSWGTIKLLLIRSVSRSKILLSKYLASFLFALAMLAVLFVTSFLAGGLLFGFSDATIPHLAYVDGQVTEKNMLLHIIGLFGLASVKLLMMATFAFMISSVFRSSSLAIGLSIFLMFAGTQATFILAQLGYDWVKYLLFANTELSYYLNGSAPLPGMTLPFSITVLAVHFILFQAISWISFNSRDVTA comes from the coding sequence TTGCTTAAATTTGCCCGTTTAATCCAAAACGAGAATATGAAAATTTTTCGGCGTATCGGTACCTGGGTGATGACGGGGTTGTTGGTGTTGGTCGTAATCGGCTATGCCTTAATCACCCATTTCAATCAAGCGGCCACACAAAATCAGGACTGGAAACAAAATCTGGAAAGCGCCAACCAGCAAAACCAAGCCATGCTGCAACAAGCGGACGTCCCCGATTTTTATCACGCTGAAATCGAAAAAGAGATTGCGATGAATCAATATCGGCTGGATCACAATATCCCTCCCACAGAGCAAACCCTATGGGGCTTTATCACAGAGTCGACCGATTTTACCTCGCTCATCACCTTGTTTACCATCATTGTCGGTGCCACCAGTGTGGCTGGAGAATTTTCCTGGGGGACGATTAAACTGCTCTTAATCCGTTCCGTCAGCCGCAGCAAAATCCTACTATCCAAATACTTGGCCTCTTTTTTATTCGCTTTGGCGATGCTGGCTGTTTTATTCGTCACTTCCTTCCTTGCCGGGGGACTCTTATTTGGATTTAGCGATGCGACCATCCCTCATCTCGCTTATGTGGACGGCCAGGTAACGGAGAAAAATATGCTACTTCACATCATCGGCCTATTTGGATTAGCCAGCGTCAAACTACTGATGATGGCCACCTTTGCTTTTATGATCTCTTCCGTCTTCCGCTCCAGTTCCCTCGCCATCGGCTTATCGATCTTTCTGATGTTCGCAGGAACACAAGCAACTTTTATCCTGGCTCAATTGGGCTATGATTGGGTGAAATATCTCCTGTTCGCCAACACTGAGCTCTCCTACTACTTAAACGGATCCGCCCCGCTTCCCGGTATGACCCTTCCGTTTTCCATCACCGTTTTGGCTGTTCACTTTATCCTGTTTCAGGCGATTTCCTGGATCAGCTTTAATAGCCGGGATGTGACGGCATAA
- a CDS encoding SRPBCC family protein: MLTLDQVPVVKAEMLIRRPVAEVFEAFIDPTITTKFWFTKSSGRLEAGKHIRWEWEIYGVSDEVYVKEIEQNKRIQIEFSDPNRVEWIFTSRADNETFVTITSSGFTGNGAEIVKRAIDEMGGYTMVLCGLKALLEHNIVLNLVADHAPDAHVAR; encoded by the coding sequence ATGTTAACCTTGGATCAAGTGCCGGTTGTAAAGGCAGAAATGTTGATTCGCAGACCAGTCGCAGAGGTATTTGAAGCGTTTATCGATCCTACGATTACGACAAAATTTTGGTTTACCAAAAGCAGCGGCAGGTTGGAAGCGGGAAAACATATCCGTTGGGAGTGGGAGATATACGGTGTTTCGGATGAGGTGTATGTGAAAGAAATTGAGCAAAACAAGCGAATTCAGATTGAATTCTCAGACCCAAACAGGGTTGAGTGGATATTTACTTCCCGAGCCGATAACGAAACCTTTGTCACGATTACGAGTTCAGGGTTTACGGGTAATGGAGCGGAGATCGTCAAGCGAGCGATAGACGAAATGGGAGGATATACGATGGTACTCTGCGGGCTTAAGGCGTTGCTTGAGCATAACATTGTCTTGAATCTTGTTGCGGATCATGCTCCTGACGCCCATGTAGCTCGTTAA
- a CDS encoding aminoglycoside 6-adenylyltransferase: MRNEREMLDLILGFAKRDERIRAVMMNGSRLNAEAPRDIFQDYDIVYFVTAVDDFVADRSWIRSFGDILMMQTPDEMEIPPADGNDSFAYLMLFTDGNRIDLTFYPINQITRFKAESLSMVLLDKDNKMETLPPPSNRDFLPMPPTEKQFLDCCNEFWWVSTYVAKGLWRGELGYAKVMFERPVRDMLMVMLNWYIGIHTNFSADPGKCGKYYKKYLDPEKWNAFVKTFSDAEVENMWQALFVMCALFRETAQAVANQFGYRYPLEDDKRVTAYLKRVKDLPRDASRF, from the coding sequence ATGCGAAATGAACGGGAAATGCTTGATTTAATCCTCGGATTCGCCAAAAGAGACGAGCGAATTCGAGCCGTAATGATGAACGGCTCTCGTCTCAATGCTGAAGCGCCTAGGGATATCTTTCAAGATTATGATATCGTCTACTTCGTGACTGCCGTGGATGATTTTGTTGCTGACCGCAGTTGGATTCGTTCTTTTGGAGATATTTTGATGATGCAAACGCCAGACGAGATGGAAATTCCACCTGCTGATGGAAACGATAGTTTTGCATATCTAATGTTGTTTACAGACGGGAATCGGATCGACCTGACGTTTTATCCCATCAATCAGATCACGCGTTTCAAGGCGGAAAGTTTGAGTATGGTGTTACTGGATAAAGATAATAAAATGGAAACGCTACCGCCGCCAAGTAACCGTGATTTCCTGCCGATGCCCCCGACGGAAAAGCAATTTTTAGACTGCTGCAACGAGTTTTGGTGGGTTAGCACGTATGTCGCAAAAGGCTTATGGCGCGGGGAACTCGGGTATGCAAAGGTGATGTTTGAACGTCCGGTCAGGGATATGCTTATGGTCATGTTAAACTGGTATATCGGGATTCATACGAACTTTTCGGCAGATCCCGGCAAGTGTGGCAAGTATTATAAAAAATATCTCGATCCGGAAAAGTGGAATGCGTTTGTAAAGACGTTTTCCGATGCAGAGGTTGAGAATATGTGGCAGGCGCTTTTTGTCATGTGTGCGTTATTTCGGGAGACAGCTCAAGCGGTCGCGAACCAGTTTGGCTATCGCTATCCGCTTGAAGATGACAAACGGGTTACCGCCTATTTAAAACGAGTGAAAGATCTCCCCAGAGATGCATCCCGATTTTGA
- the spoVAD gene encoding stage V sporulation protein AD, giving the protein MASKRVGKHTWSYSGQVRILAGAAVAGPKEGEGQLKGKFDHTYPDLYAEQDSWEKAERKMMEDAVNKAVEKAGLQMNQIDTFLAGDLLNQNISASFTARQNQLPLIGMFGACSASMLTLSTGAALVDAGFSDHAVVAVSSHNATAERQYRYPTEYGGQKPPTAQWTVTGSGAGVVGRGTTGPILRYATMGKVVDMGVKNPFDMGAAMAPAAAETIEVHFQDTGLTPADYDLIITGDLAGVGHPIATELLAKKGLELGDIFQDCGLMIYNDEQESFAGASGCASSALVMYAHILEEMNQGRLSRVMVVATGALMNPVSYQQGESIPCIAHAVTLETDVVSGGEKG; this is encoded by the coding sequence ATGGCTTCCAAACGAGTGGGAAAGCACACATGGTCCTACAGCGGTCAAGTGCGAATATTGGCGGGGGCAGCGGTGGCCGGACCCAAAGAAGGCGAAGGGCAGTTGAAGGGAAAGTTTGATCATACTTATCCTGATTTATATGCAGAACAGGACAGTTGGGAAAAAGCGGAGCGAAAAATGATGGAGGATGCCGTCAACAAGGCGGTAGAAAAAGCAGGTCTACAGATGAATCAGATCGATACTTTTTTGGCCGGGGATTTGTTGAATCAAAATATTAGTGCATCCTTTACCGCACGGCAAAATCAGCTGCCTTTAATCGGGATGTTTGGTGCCTGTTCCGCTTCCATGTTGACCCTGTCTACCGGTGCTGCCCTGGTGGATGCCGGTTTTAGCGATCATGCGGTGGTTGCGGTCAGCAGTCACAACGCCACGGCGGAACGACAGTACCGGTATCCGACGGAGTACGGAGGACAAAAGCCGCCAACGGCCCAATGGACGGTGACCGGATCAGGGGCGGGTGTGGTGGGACGAGGAACGACGGGTCCCATCCTCCGTTATGCGACTATGGGGAAAGTGGTGGATATGGGTGTGAAAAATCCTTTTGACATGGGAGCGGCGATGGCACCTGCCGCTGCGGAAACGATTGAAGTTCATTTTCAGGATACGGGTTTGACCCCTGCGGACTACGATCTGATTATAACCGGTGATCTGGCTGGTGTGGGTCATCCGATCGCTACGGAACTGTTGGCGAAAAAGGGGTTAGAGTTAGGCGATATCTTTCAAGACTGTGGCCTGATGATTTACAACGATGAACAGGAATCCTTCGCCGGTGCCAGTGGATGTGCCAGCAGCGCCTTGGTGATGTATGCACATATTTTGGAGGAAATGAACCAGGGGCGATTGAGCCGGGTGATGGTGGTAGCCACCGGTGCGCTGATGAATCCGGTCTCTTATCAACAGGGAGAATCGATTCCCTGCATCGCCCATGCGGTTACATTGGAGACTGATGTTGTGTCGGGAGGGGAAAAAGGATGA
- a CDS encoding ABC transporter ATP-binding protein, with translation MSQEPVLRMQNLTKRIGNKTIVDGVSLELYPGEVFGFLGPNGAGKTTTIRMLVGLMSISEGEVSILGTSLKKDFEEAVRHVGGIVENPELYKFLSGYQNLLHYARMCDNVGPERIDEVVKLVGLEQRIHDKVKTYSLGMRQRLGLAQALLHSPKILILDEPTNGLDPSGIREIRDHLRRLAKEEGLAVMVSSHLLSEMELMCDRIGIIQQGKLIDVKRVEEFVGTSDVNDRLTTIWTVEPLEQALEVIRSFTELQPESTSRGVEITLTREQVPKLNTRLVEAEVRVYAIHSLSKTLEDKYLEVTGGSHIA, from the coding sequence ATGAGCCAAGAACCGGTATTACGTATGCAAAACCTGACAAAACGGATTGGAAACAAAACGATTGTAGACGGCGTCAGTCTGGAATTGTACCCCGGTGAAGTATTCGGTTTTCTCGGCCCCAATGGCGCCGGTAAAACGACGACGATTCGGATGTTGGTCGGGTTAATGTCCATCAGTGAAGGAGAGGTTAGCATTTTGGGTACCTCTTTAAAAAAAGATTTTGAAGAGGCGGTTCGCCATGTCGGCGGCATTGTGGAAAACCCTGAATTATATAAATTTCTGAGCGGATATCAAAATCTGCTTCATTATGCCCGTATGTGTGACAACGTGGGGCCGGAACGGATCGACGAAGTGGTAAAGCTGGTGGGATTGGAACAACGGATTCACGATAAAGTAAAAACCTACTCCCTGGGGATGCGGCAACGCTTGGGGCTGGCACAGGCGCTTCTTCATTCTCCCAAAATCTTGATCCTGGATGAGCCGACCAACGGCCTCGACCCCTCCGGCATTCGTGAGATTCGGGATCATTTGCGACGCTTGGCGAAGGAAGAAGGATTGGCGGTGATGGTTTCCAGTCACCTTTTGTCGGAGATGGAGTTAATGTGTGACCGCATCGGCATTATTCAACAAGGCAAGTTGATCGATGTGAAGCGGGTGGAAGAGTTTGTAGGAACTTCTGACGTCAATGACCGCTTGACGACTATTTGGACAGTGGAGCCACTTGAACAAGCGCTGGAAGTGATCCGCTCTTTTACCGAACTACAACCTGAATCCACCTCTCGCGGTGTAGAGATTACACTGACACGGGAACAAGTACCTAAACTTAACACTCGCTTAGTGGAAGCGGAAGTCCGTGTCTACGCCATCCATTCGCTATCCAAAACGCTGGAGGACAAATATCTGGAAGTGACGGGAGGGAGTCATATTGCTTAA
- a CDS encoding phosphotransferase family protein, producing MDHKVLESIRRFYPDIPFSKVERLGSGQNNDVWVIDSTFIFRFPKYMEGIEQIKREAIFLNRIADLVPLQVPRPLYCGFDSGVVGHAFIGYRKIDGVPLEAEKLHRIKEVAILRQMAGQLGEFLQGLHRINPDEYSKGANAEYDPFLEWREMYERIQSKLYGFMKHEACQWTDRHFTEYLELDANARITPTLIHGDFGTENILYDPESNRVTGIIDFSSVQIGDPAIDYAALLASYGEGFFQMVMDHNPNIQGMMERVMFYKGTFALQEALFGLEHDDPKAFRAGMATVNELA from the coding sequence GTGGATCACAAGGTGTTAGAGTCGATTCGAAGATTTTACCCTGATATCCCCTTCAGCAAAGTGGAGCGGCTCGGTTCCGGACAAAATAACGATGTCTGGGTAATCGATTCAACATTTATCTTTCGGTTCCCCAAATATATGGAAGGGATCGAGCAAATCAAACGTGAGGCAATATTTTTGAACCGGATAGCGGACCTTGTTCCGCTTCAAGTACCACGCCCGCTTTATTGTGGATTTGACTCAGGTGTGGTTGGGCACGCCTTTATCGGGTATAGGAAAATCGACGGCGTACCGCTAGAGGCAGAGAAGCTTCATCGGATCAAGGAGGTTGCCATCCTTCGTCAGATGGCGGGCCAACTTGGCGAATTTTTGCAAGGGCTGCACCGAATTAACCCGGATGAATATTCCAAAGGTGCAAATGCGGAGTACGATCCTTTCTTGGAATGGCGAGAAATGTATGAACGCATTCAAAGTAAGCTGTATGGCTTTATGAAGCACGAGGCATGTCAATGGACAGACCGGCATTTTACTGAATACCTTGAATTGGACGCAAATGCCCGGATCACTCCGACACTGATTCATGGCGATTTTGGTACCGAAAATATATTGTACGATCCGGAAAGTAATCGGGTAACCGGTATCATCGATTTTAGTTCGGTCCAGATCGGGGATCCAGCCATCGATTACGCGGCGTTGTTGGCCTCTTACGGTGAGGGCTTTTTCCAGATGGTCATGGATCATAACCCGAACATCCAGGGCATGATGGAGCGGGTGATGTTTTACAAAGGGACGTTTGCGCTTCAGGAGGCGCTGTTCGGTCTGGAACACGACGATCCCAAAGCTTTTCGCGCCGGAATGGCAACAGTAAATGAACTCGCCTAG
- a CDS encoding SGNH/GDSL hydrolase family protein yields MNPITYLALGDSLTEGIGASGPDRHLVAQYFTHMRNSDQCRVINMGISGLTSAELCHLVQSPALEKLIPRVSHITVTTGGCDFIAWYEGEGVNLPGLARTMKRVVKQVEQLLSHLRRLNPEATIEILGFYMPVPAYKHSVAIASRAVRTLNRAYRYLSKRYGAVLIDPFELFFNRIDYFADEVHPNQQGYDALVQLFLQTQESKVASPTTDDPIYT; encoded by the coding sequence ATGAATCCGATTACCTATCTAGCATTAGGAGACTCGTTGACAGAAGGAATCGGCGCCTCCGGTCCCGATCGGCATTTGGTGGCGCAATACTTTACACATATGCGCAACAGCGATCAATGCCGTGTGATCAACATGGGCATCTCCGGCCTTACCTCGGCGGAATTGTGCCACTTGGTGCAATCCCCTGCACTGGAAAAGTTGATACCGCGGGTGTCTCATATTACCGTCACCACTGGTGGATGTGATTTTATCGCTTGGTATGAGGGAGAGGGAGTCAACTTACCTGGGCTAGCCCGCACCATGAAGCGGGTGGTGAAGCAAGTGGAACAACTGTTGTCTCATCTGCGCCGTCTCAATCCGGAGGCGACGATTGAGATCTTGGGATTTTATATGCCTGTGCCTGCCTATAAGCATAGCGTTGCCATCGCCAGCCGTGCGGTTCGTACCCTCAATCGTGCCTATCGTTATTTATCCAAACGATATGGGGCCGTCCTAATCGACCCGTTTGAACTGTTTTTCAATCGAATCGATTATTTTGCGGATGAAGTTCATCCCAACCAACAGGGTTATGATGCGCTGGTACAGTTGTTTTTACAGACACAGGAATCAAAAGTTGCATCACCGACCACGGATGATCCGATCTATACCTAG
- a CDS encoding class I SAM-dependent methyltransferase encodes MLTLDRHRWAAEILAPAPSDHLLEIGCGHGAVVSLICKNLCNGTITAIERSETMIYMAKKLNVPYQEAGKVRFLTASFHEADLGQSRFNKIFAVNVNLFWMKAARELEIIQERLLPGGAVYLFNQPPIASKISHIAEHTRKNLLNAGFAVRPIVIGEQKPVPVVCVIGERKDEGRG; translated from the coding sequence ATGCTGACTCTCGATCGGCACCGATGGGCAGCTGAAATATTGGCGCCTGCACCTTCCGATCACCTTCTTGAAATCGGTTGCGGACATGGCGCCGTCGTTTCTTTGATATGCAAAAATTTATGCAACGGAACGATAACTGCCATCGAGCGCTCGGAAACCATGATCTATATGGCGAAAAAATTGAATGTTCCTTATCAAGAGGCAGGGAAAGTGCGTTTTCTTACCGCATCATTTCATGAGGCCGATTTGGGGCAGAGCCGATTCAATAAGATATTTGCGGTAAATGTTAATTTGTTTTGGATGAAGGCAGCACGTGAGTTGGAAATCATCCAGGAGCGATTGTTGCCGGGAGGTGCGGTCTATCTCTTTAATCAGCCGCCTATCGCAAGTAAGATCAGTCATATCGCGGAACATACCCGCAAAAATCTGTTGAACGCCGGTTTCGCTGTTCGACCAATTGTCATCGGGGAGCAGAAGCCGGTGCCTGTCGTGTGTGTGATAGGAGAGCGAAAGGACGAGGGCCGTGGGTAG
- the aroF gene encoding 3-deoxy-7-phosphoheptulonate synthase produces the protein MIIVLEKQATTAQVDHIVQTLKEKGIQVHHSQGVDKTILGLIGDKQLLAGLAVERFPGVDKVVHVSEPFKLAGRSFHPEDSRIRVGELEIGGDHPVVMAGPCSVESREQILASAHAVKKAGGHILRGGAFKPRSSPYSFQGMGEEGLKLLAEAREETGLPIISEVMDPENLDLVAEYVDILQLGARNMQNFHLLKKVGQTNKPVMLKRGLSATIEEWLMSAEYIMAEGNPHVILCERGIRTFETYTRNTLDLSAVPVVKHLSHLPIIVDPSHGTGKWRYVAPMAKAGLAAGADGLMVEVHPSPEKAFSDGPQSLTFDNFATMMDELRGTPAALLSR, from the coding sequence TTGATTATTGTATTGGAAAAACAGGCGACAACAGCACAAGTGGATCATATCGTCCAAACATTAAAGGAAAAAGGGATCCAGGTTCATCATTCCCAAGGCGTGGATAAAACGATCCTCGGTCTGATCGGCGACAAGCAGTTATTGGCAGGCTTGGCGGTTGAGCGCTTTCCCGGCGTTGATAAAGTGGTCCATGTGAGTGAGCCTTTTAAATTGGCGGGACGCTCCTTTCATCCGGAAGATAGTCGCATTCGTGTAGGTGAGCTGGAGATCGGTGGCGATCATCCGGTTGTGATGGCGGGACCCTGCTCGGTGGAAAGCCGGGAGCAGATCTTGGCGAGCGCACACGCCGTCAAAAAGGCAGGCGGTCATATTTTGCGAGGGGGAGCGTTTAAACCCCGTTCGTCCCCCTATTCCTTTCAGGGAATGGGAGAGGAAGGGTTAAAGCTGCTGGCCGAGGCGCGGGAGGAAACGGGGTTACCCATTATCTCTGAAGTGATGGACCCAGAAAACCTGGATCTGGTAGCGGAGTATGTCGATATTTTGCAGTTGGGGGCACGCAATATGCAAAACTTCCATCTGCTGAAAAAAGTGGGCCAAACCAATAAGCCGGTCATGTTGAAACGGGGGCTTTCCGCTACCATCGAGGAGTGGTTGATGTCTGCGGAATACATTATGGCGGAGGGAAATCCCCATGTGATTTTATGCGAGCGGGGGATTCGCACGTTTGAAACCTATACCCGCAACACGTTGGATCTGAGTGCGGTGCCGGTAGTCAAACACTTGAGCCATCTACCCATCATCGTCGACCCCAGCCACGGCACAGGGAAATGGCGTTATGTCGCACCGATGGCCAAAGCAGGCTTAGCCGCAGGTGCTGACGGGTTGATGGTGGAAGTGCATCCCTCGCCGGAAAAAGCATTCTCCGACGGTCCCCAGTCCCTCACTTTCGATAACTTTGCAACGATGATGGATGAACTCAGAGGAACACCGGCAGCTCTTCTCTCCAGATAA